A genomic segment from [Flavobacterium] thermophilum encodes:
- a CDS encoding SNARE associated Golgi protein: MILMLPVVPNETDARRCLQIGCQPVYRASTPKGKQETPTSVSRRGSSAANLTVFGFWSGFWVSFAGEAIGAVVSFVLYRKGLRRWSQTTWLSHPKVKPLLHASGKEAFGLIFALRLLPFVPSGAVTFVAAIGRTSLLVFATASSLGKLPALWMEAYAVHQFLEAAWAGKLMLAVASIVLLCFVWRKIGQKAAG, translated from the coding sequence ATGATACTCATGTTGCCTGTCGTTCCCAACGAGACCGATGCCAGGCGTTGCCTGCAGATAGGCTGCCAACCAGTCTATCGTGCATCCACCCCGAAGGGAAAACAGGAAACTCCTACTTCTGTAAGTAGGAGAGGTTCATCTGCCGCCAATTTGACCGTTTTCGGATTTTGGTCCGGCTTTTGGGTGTCGTTTGCCGGCGAGGCGATCGGAGCGGTCGTCTCGTTTGTCTTGTATCGAAAAGGACTTCGCCGATGGAGCCAAACCACATGGCTTTCCCATCCCAAGGTGAAGCCGTTGCTTCATGCCAGTGGCAAGGAGGCGTTTGGGCTTATTTTCGCGCTTCGACTGTTGCCGTTTGTGCCATCCGGGGCGGTGACGTTCGTTGCTGCCATCGGCCGCACGTCTCTTCTCGTGTTTGCAACGGCTAGCTCGCTCGGCAAGCTCCCGGCTTTATGGATGGAAGCGTATGCCGTCCATCAATTCCTCGAGGCCGCCTGGGCGGGCAAACTGATGCTCGCTGTTGCATCGATCGTTCTTTTGTGTTTCGTCTGGCGAAAGATAGGGCAAAAAGCAGCGGGGTGA
- the ydhK gene encoding Protein of uncharacterised function (DUF1541), whose protein sequence is MKNWKMLLGTTSVMAALLLSACTGANDNKAPKENTASHTGHEGMNHSGSGEVPAGLKEAKQPKYPVGSQVIIHADHMPGMDGVKATVTGAFDTIVYTVTYTPTTGGDPVKNHKWVIHEEIENAGDKPFQPGDEVVLNADHMEGMKGAKAVIDSAKQTTVYMVDYIDTETGQKVTNHKWVTEDELSPAN, encoded by the coding sequence ATGAAAAACTGGAAAATGTTATTGGGAACAACTTCAGTTATGGCAGCGCTCTTGCTATCCGCCTGCACCGGTGCCAACGACAACAAAGCGCCAAAGGAAAATACGGCTTCTCACACCGGTCATGAGGGAATGAACCACTCGGGTTCAGGAGAGGTGCCGGCTGGATTGAAGGAAGCGAAACAACCAAAGTATCCGGTTGGAAGCCAAGTCATCATCCATGCCGACCATATGCCGGGAATGGATGGAGTCAAGGCGACTGTCACCGGTGCCTTTGACACGATCGTCTATACGGTCACATACACCCCAACTACAGGCGGGGACCCAGTGAAAAACCATAAATGGGTCATTCACGAAGAAATCGAAAACGCCGGAGACAAACCGTTCCAGCCGGGCGATGAAGTCGTCTTGAATGCCGATCACATGGAAGGGATGAAAGGGGCCAAAGCAGTCATTGATTCGGCGAAACAAACGACGGTGTATATGGTCGATTACATCGATACGGAAACTGGTCAAAAAGTGACCAACCACAAATGGGTGACCGAAGACGAGCTGTCGCCGGCCAACTAA